The Haploplasma axanthum region CCGAGCTCTCATACTGTACTCCGCTCCCTAATGGAAGCTGTGCTACAGATAGACCAATGGAAGCCCAGAAAGGATTCGGTGGAACTTCGATGTGAATGGTATACTCTGCTTTTTTTAACGGTCTTTCCATATAAATGACTGTAGGCTCTTTTATTTCTATCTCCACATGATACTTTTCTTGCAGCAGAGCACAAGTCACTTCCATTTGTACTTTCCCTAAGAAAGAAAGTATGATTTCATGTGTCGCAGAATCCACATAATATCGCAGAAGCGGGTCACTGTCGGAGATTTCTAAAAGTGCATCAAGTAACATTTCCCTTTGTTGAGGTTTGCTCGGTTCAACAGTCGTTTGCAGCAGAGGGAGGGGATTTTCAATTCTCTCTCTCTGTGGCAATAGCTTTGTATCTCCAAGAACACTATTTAACTTCAAAAACTCATTCTGCAAAATAACAATTTCCCCGGAATAAGCCTTATCGATTTTACATAATTCACCATTTATTGAAGTATACATTTCTGTAATTTTTATTTTTTCCTTTTCCGATATTCTAACCGAATCTCGCAAATGCAGTACGCCACTATAAAGACGTATATATGCAAGACGCTGTCTTTTTTCCGAATACTCAATTTTGAAAACTTTTCCGCAAAGTTCAGACTGACCTCGATGTGTTGATGAATAAAATTTATTCGTAATCACTTCTATAAGGTTATCAATCCCTATATTGTTTTTTGCACTTCCGTGATAAACAGGGAACAGGGAACAATTATGAAATCTTATGCTTTCCTCTTGTTCGAGTTCTAATGCTTCCAATAATTTCCCAGACGTATATTTCTCCAAAAGGTAATCATTTCCTTCTATTACCATATCCCATTGTTCAGATTCGGTAAAGTTCATTACACGCATATTAGGATGCAGTTCTACCTTCTGTTTGATTACAATTTCCGCAGAAAGTTTCTCTTTAATATCCTGATAAACCGTTGATAAATCAATTCCATTTTGGTCAATCTTATTGATAAAAAAGATTGTGGGAATACCTATTTTCCTAAGTGCATGAAACAATATACGAGTTTGTGCTTGTACGCCATCTTTTGCAGAAATCAGTAGAATTGCCCCATCTAATACTGATAATGAACGATATACTTCTGCTAAAAAATCCATATGTCCTGGCGTGTCTATGATGTTCATCTTAGTATTTTTCCACTGAAAAGAGGTTATCGCCGTCTGAATTGTAATTCCTCTCTGACGTTCTAAAAGCGTATTATCCGTTTTCGTTGTACCTCTGTCCACGCTTCCTAATTCTGTAATCGCTCCACTGTTATATAATAAGCTTTCTGTTAAGGTAGTTTTTCCCGCATCAACATGAGCTAAAACTCCAATATTAATAATTTTCATGTGATTTTCCTCCATTCAAAAGCCCAAAAGGGCATAAAAATCCCAGTGATAAATACTCTTATCACTGGGATTTTTATGCATAACCATAGGCATACAAAGCATACAGATATTCTCCGGATACTTTAGAATCACATGATAAAGGTATTCTTAAACTGGGTACAAAAAACTAAGCCCTCCTAAAAAAGGACATCCAATTATTTGTTCCCACTATCAAATTGACAGTTTATTTAAGAATACCTTGCCGCATATTTATTAACTCCTTTTAAATAGATACTTAAATAATAGCACGTAAGAGCATATTTGTAAAGGAATCTCCAATTTTTTATCAAAGAGAGTACGTGATTACAAAATAGCTGTAATAATGTACCAATATTTGTTATTCTATAATCTTCCAATTACTCCCGTTCTTTTCAAGTACCAAATCAAATTGAGATACCTGCGTTGCTTTGGTCTGCTGGTCGATATACTCCACTGTCAGCGATACCGTGACTTGATTATCCTTACGATTGTGAATAGGATTTACCAGTTCTTGAAAGATGTACTCTTTTCCGATTGGTTTTAATATCCCGTCATTCACATAGTAGGAAAGTTCACTGGCTGTCGCTGTAGGATAGAGCTTGAAGAACGTCGTTAAAAACTCATTGATTTCATTGGTTGTAATGGAATCAACCGTCCCCTCACTTTCAATGGCTTTTGGTTTATAACTTGATTTCTTAGGTATGTTGGTAATGGTCGGATTCTTAACCAGTACCATATTTCCAGAACCATCTACATAGACACTCACTATATAAGCAGAGTGGACGGTCTTTGTATTTTCTCCCTCTGTAATGAGCTGGTCTACACTGTAGGTTACATTAAACTC contains the following coding sequences:
- the tet(M) gene encoding tetracycline resistance ribosomal protection protein Tet(M); translation: MKIINIGVLAHVDAGKTTLTESLLYNSGAITELGSVDRGTTKTDNTLLERQRGITIQTAITSFQWKNTKMNIIDTPGHMDFLAEVYRSLSVLDGAILLISAKDGVQAQTRILFHALRKIGIPTIFFINKIDQNGIDLSTVYQDIKEKLSAEIVIKQKVELHPNMRVMNFTESEQWDMVIEGNDYLLEKYTSGKLLEALELEQEESIRFHNCSLFPVYHGSAKNNIGIDNLIEVITNKFYSSTHRGQSELCGKVFKIEYSEKRQRLAYIRLYSGVLHLRDSVRISEKEKIKITEMYTSINGELCKIDKAYSGEIVILQNEFLKLNSVLGDTKLLPQRERIENPLPLLQTTVEPSKPQQREMLLDALLEISDSDPLLRYYVDSATHEIILSFLGKVQMEVTCALLQEKYHVEIEIKEPTVIYMERPLKKAEYTIHIEVPPNPFWASIGLSVAQLPLGSGVQYESSVSLGYLNQSFQNAVMEGIRYGCEQGLYGWNVTDCKICFKYGLYYSPVSTPADFRMLAPIVLEQVLKKAGTELLEPYLSFKIYAPQEYLSRAYNDAPKYCANIVDTQLKNNEVILSGEIPARCIQEYRSDLTFFTNGRSVCLTELKGYHVTTGEPVCQPRRPNSRIDKVRYMFNKIT